From the Pseudomonadota bacterium genome, the window TGCGGCCATGGGCCCCACGCCGAAGATGGCGGCGGCCCTGGCCATGCGGCGCGCGATCAGCGGCGCGCCCGGGAGCGGCTCGTGCGGCGCGAGCGTCACCCTGAAGCGCCCGTCGCGAACTATGTAGCGCCCCAGCGTCTCGCGCGCCTCGCGCAGGAGATCGAGGGCGCGCGCACCCTCGCCCGGCCGGGCGAGCAGGCACAGGTCGCTCTCCTGAAGCCGGATATCGCTCCGCACGAGCCCCTCGGGCATCACCCATTCCCTGTATGTCCGCTCCTCGTACACCGCTCCCCCCGATTCGAAGAGGGCATATGATTGCAAAGCCCACCGCATGTCAAGCGGCAGTTTCGAAATTATCGTTTTTTATCAATCGGTTAGAGCGTCCAAAAGCGCGTGAACCCAAAACGGGCGAGCAATTGTCTTGAAGTTGAGCAGCGTCTGTTGCATTTTCGCCCCACTCAACCAAGGGGGATATCATGATGAAAAAGGCCGCGCTCGCAATTCTTTTACTCGCCTTCATCGGCGGGTGCTCGCGGGGGATTACCCGGGAACAGTACATCGACGTCATGGCGACGCTCGGATGCAAGGGCCTCGGCGAGGGGCTGCCCGATGCGGAGAAGGTGCTCAAGGAGAAGGGCGTGACGATCGAGCAGATCGACGAGTTCAGGAAGAACAGCGACGCGAAGGAGATGATCAACACGTCGATGGAGATAGCCAGCCGCGTCATGGCCTGCCACGGGGTGGGGGGGTCGGAGCCGCAGAAGAAATGAGCGATCAGGCTCCCGGCTGATTTAGTGAAGGTGCGAGCGTTCTTGCCTCGTATACGAACCTGCGGGCCTGACCGACGATCGACTCGTCCATATCGTTCGCATCCCATATCCTGACTGCAGAATCGATCATCTCAGCGGCGAACTCGAGCCGCTCCCCAGAACCCCCGTCCGGCGCCTCGAGCCTCGTCAGCGCCATGCGCGCAAGGTCCGCAGCCGCTGCGGTCTGCCTGTCGTGAGCAAAATTCCACATCGCGGAGAAAGCGAGTATCCCCTCTGTTTCGCGGGCGCACCGCTCATATCCCCAGCCGTCGGCGATCCCCATGAATATCCTGAATCCGAAGGTGGCAGGATCGGGATCGGTCCTTAGCGAGCGGAGTATGTTCACGCACTCCGCAGTGCGCAGGGCCTCGGCATCCGAGGCCTCGGAGAGGTTCTCAGGACCGAATGTGGCGCCCCTGACATCCTCGACCTCGCCCCCCGCCTGCGCGAGCATGGCCGCTGCGCCGTAGCGCCCTATCCCCTCGGCCATGACCGCCGCCTTCCCGAACTTGTACGAGGCCATGCGGAGGTCGTTCTCCCTGCCCACGTACAGGTAGAGGATTGCGGACTCGACCTGCCTCTGAATCGCGTCCAGCACCGACCTGCTCCTGTCCACCTTTCCGTCGGCGGCGGCGTCTCCCGGCAGGATTATCGATGTCCTCGCAGCCGCCCCGTCGAGCTCCTCCGCGCGCTGGCGCAACTCGCCGTGATCGCCCCCTGACGAGGAGATATTCGAATGGGCCTCGTCTACGACCCGCTGGAGGTGCGCCCTCTCGATGTTGAAGTTGCTCATGCCCTGTGAGGCGAGGAGCCTGTCCAGAGAAAGGCCGAGGAGCGCATGCCTTGGAAGCGCAGGCGCCGGCGGGAGGACAGACTCCCTCTTTATGCGCGCGGCCGGTATCGCAAGCACGAGGGGAACCATCCCCATGTCCTCCTCGATCAGGCCGTAGAAGATCTGTCTGGAGCTGAAATGCGACGGGTAGATGCCTATGTTGGCGCTCCCGGTCAGGAAGGAGCGAAAGGCCGATGTGAACTCCGCTGCAGGGCCGAGTGAAGTCATCTGTTCGCACACCTCCGCGTCAACATTGGCTTTTCGGCCCTTTCCCGAGGAAGTTGCTAAGAAAAACAGCCTTGTTTATCAATGTGTTAGCGGGACCGGCGCGCCTGGTCCTTCTTCATTATAAAGAGATAGTTGAAGCCGCGCAGGAAGTAGTTGCCCTTGAGGGCCTCGGAGTGCCACCGGCCGCGCGCGAGCTTGCGGTTGTGCCGGGTGACCGCCACGACGTCGAGCGGCCGGAACTTCTCGCAGAGCAAATCGAAGAGCCGAAATCCTATCGGCACGAATCCCCTCTTCTTCTGAAAGGTGTCCGAGACATACAGCGCCATGCAGCGGCCGGGGCGGAGGATCCGGTCGCACTCCGCTATCACCTTTCGCATCTCCTTGAAGTACGCGGGCTCGAACGCCGAGAGCTTTCCGATGCAGTGCGGGTCCTTGGAATACTCGATGTGGTCCGAGTACGGTGGATCGATGAACACGAAGTCGGCCTTCTCGTCCTCGAGCGGGACCTTTCGCGCATCGGCTCTGAAGATCTCCTTCCTCACAGGGGCGAGGTCGTATCCGAGCGCGCGCCTGCCGAGCTCGCGCGCCACGTCCACGACGGTGCCGGAGCCGGCCATGGGGTCGACGATCAGGTCGCCCTCGCGCGTGTATCGCGTGAGCAGGTTCCAGACGATGTAGGAGGGAGTTGCGCCCGCATAGTCCTTGTCGCCCTGCATCGCCCCGCCGTAGTGCTGGGAGGGAAAGTCCCACAGCGTCGTGGTCATGGGTTCGGGTCCTCGCTTGCCCATAAGGCCTCCTCGACCGATACCGATGCCAGAGGCGGCCCCGGAGCACAAGGGCGCATTTGACAACCGATGCCCCGCCTGTTAGGCATCTCCGCACAATCTGAGCAGCCCGGCGTGCAAGGGAAGCGGGTGCAAATCCCGCGCGGTCGCGCCACTGTGAAGGGCATAGGTTCCACCGTCGATTGAGTCACTGCCGAGCACTCAACACATAACGAGACTGTCATGCAGACGTTTCGCTCGTTATGTGTTGAGTGCTCGGTGGGAAGGCGAGGCGGTGGAAGGCTACAGGGCCCCGAGCCAGGAAACCTTGCGCCAGGACATTCAAGCGTAACGCTCTTCGCGGAAGAGAGGCGGCGCATGGCGCGCGTTTTTCTACAGGCCCTTCTCCCCGGGAGCAGGGCCTTTATTTTCGCCCTGCTCGTCGCGCTCCCCTGCCTGACGTCGGCCCAGGACCCCGAGTCGGTCATGCCGGAGGTCGGCCCCCCCCCTGCGGATATCGGCGTCGTGACCGTGACCGACGATGCGGATTCGTCCACGCCCGAGGCGCCTGGCGCGTTCACGACCGTGATCCGTCCCTCGCACTACGGCCGACGCGCAAAGACCGCCTCCGAACTCCTCTCCCAGACCGTGGGCGTCGACGTGACCAACCTTGGCGGGGAGGGCGCTCTCTCCACGGTCTCCATACGCGGCTCCTCTGCCGAGCAGGTGGCGGTCTTCGTGGACGGGGTGCGCGTCAACTCCTCGCTCACGGGAACGTTCGACTTCTCCTCCATACCCATGGAGTCGATCGAGCGCATAGAGGTTATACGAGGCGCCTCCTCGGCGCGCTTCGGCTCCGACGCGATCGGCGGCGCGATCAACATCGTTACGAAGCGCGCGTCCGCCGCGCGCGCGATCGAGGCGAAGGTCACGGGAGGGTCCTATCTCACGCTGCGGACCTCCGAGTCCTGGCGCGAGCCGCGGGAGGGCTGGGACCTGGTGCTGGCGCACAACCACCGCTCCACGGGTGGCGAGTTCACCTTCACCAGCGCCGGCATCACCCTAGACGGAGGCAGCATCGCCGACCCGCGCACCTACAGGCGGCTCCACAACGAATCAATGTCTGAGGACGTGCTCGCCAAGGTCTCGTTCCAGCTCCCCCGCGACACCTCGATCTCGATCTCGAACGACTTTTACTGGAGCGACCGCGACGTGCCGGGCATGGAGATCGAGACGACCCTGCTGTATCCCGCAAACCCGCTGGAGGCGCACGAGGAGTTCATAAGGGACACGGCCGGAGTGCGGTTCAACGCGGACGATCTCGGCGTGAGGGGGCTCGCGTTCGAGGCCGGCGCCTCCAACCTGGTGAGCAGCGACCGCTACACAGACCCCTCGCCCGCCATCGGCGACCCGATCGACGCGACGTATCTCGCCCTCTCGCCCGGCGCGCACCTGCTTGTGACTCACGATGCGCACCCCGGGCCCGTGCATCTCAACTCCGTGCTGCGCTATGAGTACGACTACGACTATGCCCGCGACTCCTCGCCGCTGGCCGGCAGGCCGCTGATGGGCCCGCACGATCGGCACACCAACGCGGCGTTCGCAGAGATCGACGCGGGTTTCCTCGACCAAAGGCTCCGGATCGTGCCGTCCGCAAGGGTGGAGGCGGCTACCGGCAGAGAGACGCGCGCGAGCTGGCGCGTCTCTGCGATCGGAAGGCCGGCCGGCTTCGTAGAGGTCAGGGCGAACGCCGGCACCGCGTTCCGCTACCCCACCTTCGCGGAGCTGTACTGGCCGGACCAGGGCTACCTCAGGGGCAACCCGGACCTCGCCGACGAGCGCTCCTTCGGCTGGGACGCGGGGGTCGCCATCACGCCGCCGAAGACGAGGATCGAGGTGGCGTTCTTCCAGAACTACATAGAGGACCAGATCATATTCGTGCCCATATCGGCGTTCACGATCCAGCCGCTCAACACCTCGAGGGTCAAGTCCCAGGGGATCGAGGCCTCGCTCTCGTTCGAGCCGTGGGAGTGGCTCGGCATCTTCGCCAACTACAGCTGGCTCGACGCGAAGTTTCGCGCAAGCGGCCTGGCCCTCCCAGGGAGGCCGTCGCACAAGGCCAACGCGCGGGTCGAGGGG encodes:
- a CDS encoding TonB-dependent receptor yields the protein MARVFLQALLPGSRAFIFALLVALPCLTSAQDPESVMPEVGPPPADIGVVTVTDDADSSTPEAPGAFTTVIRPSHYGRRAKTASELLSQTVGVDVTNLGGEGALSTVSIRGSSAEQVAVFVDGVRVNSSLTGTFDFSSIPMESIERIEVIRGASSARFGSDAIGGAINIVTKRASAARAIEAKVTGGSYLTLRTSESWREPREGWDLVLAHNHRSTGGEFTFTSAGITLDGGSIADPRTYRRLHNESMSEDVLAKVSFQLPRDTSISISNDFYWSDRDVPGMEIETTLLYPANPLEAHEEFIRDTAGVRFNADDLGVRGLAFEAGASNLVSSDRYTDPSPAIGDPIDATYLALSPGAHLLVTHDAHPGPVHLNSVLRYEYDYDYARDSSPLAGRPLMGPHDRHTNAAFAEIDAGFLDQRLRIVPSARVEAATGRETRASWRVSAIGRPAGFVEVRANAGTAFRYPTFAELYWPDQGYLRGNPDLADERSFGWDAGVAITPPKTRIEVAFFQNYIEDQIIFVPISAFTIQPLNTSRVKSQGIEASLSFEPWEWLGIFANYSWLDAKFRASGLALPGRPSHKANARVEGKCKPMTLFGEFKYVGSYPLNMANTLYLSARATLDLGATLEFARHFFATFEVKDVTNVQTYDAVGFPLPRRSYWMTVGAKT
- a CDS encoding DNA methylase; amino-acid sequence: MTTTLWDFPSQHYGGAMQGDKDYAGATPSYIVWNLLTRYTREGDLIVDPMAGSGTVVDVARELGRRALGYDLAPVRKEIFRADARKVPLEDEKADFVFIDPPYSDHIEYSKDPHCIGKLSAFEPAYFKEMRKVIAECDRILRPGRCMALYVSDTFQKKRGFVPIGFRLFDLLCEKFRPLDVVAVTRHNRKLARGRWHSEALKGNYFLRGFNYLFIMKKDQARRSR